Proteins co-encoded in one Leptospira inadai serovar Lyme str. 10 genomic window:
- a CDS encoding acyltransferase, translated as MLLRLYSFFRLFLHAIWVDLFFRLRSVFIFGFANILPDFLIFSIFRPLLWRLTGVNIPIFGSCVIRKNVWVESPNGLKIDDKVQINRDVYISSNASVIIEEGVRIAPSVMIITISHEGKNFEQDILSPIHIKKFSHIGAGAVILGGSIIEEGVVVAPNAVLQGDTKPYGVYVGNPARMVSKREFETDITKEESK; from the coding sequence ATGCTTCTTAGGTTATATTCGTTCTTTCGATTGTTTCTTCATGCTATTTGGGTAGATTTATTTTTTCGACTGAGAAGCGTTTTTATTTTCGGTTTTGCGAATATTCTTCCCGACTTTCTTATCTTCTCGATTTTTCGTCCTCTGCTATGGCGGCTAACGGGAGTGAATATTCCTATTTTTGGCTCCTGCGTCATCCGTAAAAACGTTTGGGTAGAGTCGCCTAATGGATTGAAGATCGACGATAAGGTTCAAATTAACAGGGATGTTTATATCAGTTCGAATGCTTCCGTTATTATCGAGGAAGGGGTTCGGATTGCTCCGTCAGTAATGATCATCACTATCTCGCACGAGGGAAAAAACTTCGAACAGGATATCCTATCACCCATCCATATCAAGAAGTTTAGCCATATCGGCGCCGGGGCAGTTATCTTAGGCGGAAGCATAATCGAGGAAGGAGTGGTCGTCGCTCCGAATGCAGTACTTCAGGGCGATACAAAGCCTTACGGCGTATATGTCGGAAATCCTGCGCGAATGGTATCAAAACGGGAGTTCGAAACAGACATTACAAAGGAGGAATCCAAGTGA